The following proteins are co-located in the Legionella busanensis genome:
- a CDS encoding GFA family protein — protein MNLNSKAKKQIGACLCGQVNYEIEGNFDLFLFCHCTYCQKDTGTIHGANLISYSAKLHWLSGEENTKIYNLEGTRHTKCFCQTCGSALPYMYEGKMLVLPAGSIEFEPPISPTAHIFYQSRAKWEDSLAEVQKFDQFPNS, from the coding sequence ATGAACTTGAACAGTAAAGCAAAAAAACAAATCGGCGCCTGCTTATGTGGCCAAGTCAACTATGAAATTGAAGGCAATTTTGATCTATTTTTGTTTTGCCATTGCACATATTGCCAAAAGGATACCGGTACGATACATGGGGCAAATCTAATATCGTATTCAGCAAAACTTCATTGGTTAAGTGGGGAAGAAAATACCAAAATTTATAATTTAGAGGGAACAAGACATACAAAGTGTTTTTGCCAAACCTGTGGCTCCGCTTTACCCTACATGTACGAAGGTAAAATGCTTGTTTTACCTGCTGGCAGTATTGAATTCGAACCGCCTATATCCCCTACTGCGCACATTTTTTATCAGAGTAGAGCCAAATGGGAAGATAGTTTAGCTGAGGTTCAAAAATTTGATCAATTTCCTAATAGTTAA
- a CDS encoding protein kinase domain-containing protein has protein sequence MQTRRNKDTIQEFTTITTAQGAYELWNSLTAEQENLVLEQLSLEKGSLPTSKKDAQRQRLLFNQGTFGKVRLAQKEGKFLAVKKLDIKSDEDREALFKEYDFGRILKAANIPHVAYSTDGIISTDAQGHERLYLFMDNVAALGDGENLKKLISYLPSEEKRTAVLRHAARSLLEAAAKMQKQQIYHRDIKASNLLVSATGEIYLADFGSASTSNAGLIAAALNQSGNEYAVSSVSDRRYFPPEFHIAMTLGQPLPNTTVPGDALHDNWRLGLTLLQLCGVIKEGEGLLRPPYNTNDEFGNLQLGWIEELKQNTRGKPLDKLILEHFNTELKKIKSESLHKIPAELQPVIFGLLEIDPEKRRIAAQALALLPPITEAQERNVAEGFKVIVHNQVAVSVKNKIRKALKEEAKESSDGQQWINNALQAFKNLIQHPDTTPPDIQNFINSWILNNKNRPDLSFEHFEAMLDRERGKPIKATQTPEINAPNTHTEEISTFPDEDPVLNRLKNAFIKAADELITYSQSKAETKDSSSEIETIIDSMKKGVKRIKKLLSSKSINIITPPEPNSMGPTDESALAIVTARIEQIVTQLTFGKMLQFDDKALEAVYSMLTKDKRFLEGIVNKVSNGGKIGELLHSINKKMESLHKISQRQYFLVSSNPIEDVAYLEKVTGATYVANNDDTKAQFTFTKTPNNTAYELPLKLTDDVRSFVANRTIKEMKKAKSIYIYASQGQVGKAIAQTISQVGYNNKNLNIYVNDELISVKNHQSKGKLFGFFGEKVKSTHTEQHEKFTVKEIGNEDRVLRQ, from the coding sequence ATGCAAACTCGTAGGAATAAAGACACTATCCAGGAATTTACCACGATCACTACTGCGCAAGGAGCCTATGAGCTATGGAATTCATTAACAGCAGAGCAAGAAAACTTAGTCCTTGAGCAGCTGTCCTTAGAAAAAGGAAGTCTACCTACCTCTAAGAAAGATGCCCAGAGGCAGAGGCTACTATTTAATCAAGGCACTTTTGGCAAGGTACGCTTAGCACAAAAAGAAGGTAAATTTCTAGCAGTTAAAAAACTAGATATAAAATCAGATGAGGATAGAGAAGCCCTTTTTAAAGAATATGACTTTGGTCGCATTCTTAAAGCAGCAAATATACCGCATGTTGCTTATAGCACCGATGGAATCATTTCAACCGATGCACAAGGCCATGAAAGGCTATATCTTTTTATGGATAACGTTGCAGCGCTAGGCGATGGTGAGAATCTTAAAAAATTAATTAGTTATCTGCCCTCTGAGGAAAAACGTACCGCTGTTTTAAGGCATGCAGCCCGCTCTTTATTAGAAGCAGCAGCTAAAATGCAAAAACAGCAAATTTATCATCGTGATATTAAAGCTAGTAATCTTTTAGTTAGTGCCACAGGCGAGATTTATTTAGCTGATTTTGGCTCTGCATCAACTTCAAACGCTGGATTAATTGCCGCAGCCTTAAACCAAAGTGGCAATGAATACGCTGTTTCTTCCGTGTCTGATAGACGTTATTTTCCACCCGAATTTCATATCGCAATGACACTCGGTCAACCTTTACCTAACACTACTGTACCTGGTGACGCCTTACATGATAATTGGCGCCTAGGTTTAACCCTCCTGCAGCTTTGTGGCGTCATAAAAGAAGGCGAAGGCCTTTTAAGGCCACCTTATAATACGAATGATGAATTTGGCAATCTACAATTAGGTTGGATAGAGGAGTTAAAACAAAATACAAGGGGAAAACCACTAGATAAACTTATCCTAGAACACTTCAACACCGAACTTAAAAAAATAAAGTCAGAATCACTGCATAAAATTCCTGCTGAATTGCAGCCTGTTATTTTTGGCTTACTTGAAATTGACCCTGAAAAACGACGTATTGCTGCTCAGGCATTAGCGCTTCTACCACCCATCACTGAAGCACAAGAGCGAAATGTTGCTGAGGGATTTAAAGTTATTGTACACAATCAGGTTGCCGTATCAGTCAAAAATAAAATACGAAAAGCACTCAAAGAGGAAGCCAAAGAGAGTTCTGATGGGCAACAATGGATAAACAATGCCTTGCAAGCGTTTAAAAATTTAATCCAGCATCCCGATACGACGCCACCAGATATACAAAATTTTATTAATTCTTGGATTCTCAATAATAAAAATCGCCCTGATTTATCCTTTGAACATTTTGAGGCTATGCTTGATCGAGAAAGAGGAAAACCAATTAAAGCTACACAAACGCCTGAAATAAATGCGCCTAATACTCACACAGAAGAAATATCAACTTTCCCAGATGAAGATCCAGTATTAAACCGTTTAAAAAATGCATTTATAAAAGCAGCTGATGAATTAATCACCTATTCTCAATCAAAAGCGGAGACAAAAGACTCATCTTCTGAGATAGAAACGATCATTGATAGTATGAAAAAAGGCGTAAAGCGTATTAAAAAACTTCTTTCCAGTAAATCAATTAATATTATTACTCCGCCTGAACCAAACTCAATGGGTCCAACTGATGAATCTGCTTTGGCTATTGTTACAGCTCGTATTGAACAAATTGTAACGCAGCTGACATTTGGAAAGATGCTCCAATTTGATGATAAGGCTCTAGAGGCAGTTTATAGTATGTTAACTAAAGATAAACGGTTCTTAGAAGGTATTGTCAATAAGGTAAGTAACGGGGGCAAAATTGGTGAGCTATTACATAGCATTAACAAAAAAATGGAGTCTTTGCATAAAATATCTCAAAGACAATATTTTTTAGTTAGCTCTAACCCAATAGAAGATGTAGCGTACTTGGAGAAAGTAACTGGGGCAACGTATGTTGCCAACAATGATGATACAAAGGCACAGTTTACATTTACAAAAACCCCAAATAATACTGCCTATGAGCTTCCTTTAAAATTAACGGATGATGTTAGAAGCTTTGTAGCAAATCGTACAATAAAAGAGATGAAGAAAGCTAAATCCATTTATATATATGCCTCTCAAGGACAAGTAGGAAAGGCAATAGCTCAAACAATCTCTCAGGTAGGCTACAATAACAAGAACCTAAATATTTACGTTAATGATGAATTGATTTCTGTGAAAAATCACCAGTCTAAGGGTAAGTTATTTGGCTTTTTTGGCGAAAAGGTGAAATCTACTCATACTGAGCAACATGAAAAATTTACAGTTAAAGAGATTGGTAACGAAGATAGAGTATTAAGGCAATAG